A window from Acidobacteriota bacterium encodes these proteins:
- a CDS encoding sugar phosphate isomerase/epimerase: protein MKRRKFFRNAGSALGGVAAYGLTSSAGEARPAAGPPAEMDRYRFKLGMYLPELQLPFDEALATAKEIGVESVWFNRLKDEVDVARMSDAEADRMAERVQRQGLEIFLLSAGSSFKHIHLTDLKKDKLTEHEGFRTHLAELERCMEIASRIGVGAVGSFTFAWPGEYKAGKPTWPMRWLTRGGYIARVDMEKLVEAFTLVADAAEKHGVDVALSMMPWNYTNTTGNFRRVVEAVGSSRLKVMWGPADNFNSGEWDVATAGFNNIRPYLHGLHLKDLHVMDGLNLKFEYRALGAGDVDYPEILRRLQDHRSDAVLSLATHFIPPGGTRIDAMKINYQRLSGMIRKVQAENISNQEGGKA, encoded by the coding sequence ATGAAGAGAAGGAAGTTTTTTCGAAATGCCGGCAGCGCTCTGGGAGGAGTCGCGGCCTATGGGCTGACCTCGTCCGCCGGGGAAGCCCGGCCGGCGGCGGGGCCCCCGGCGGAAATGGACCGGTACCGGTTCAAGCTGGGGATGTACCTGCCCGAGCTTCAACTCCCCTTCGACGAGGCGTTGGCCACGGCCAAGGAGATCGGCGTGGAGTCGGTCTGGTTCAACCGGCTCAAGGATGAGGTCGATGTCGCCCGGATGAGTGACGCCGAGGCGGACCGCATGGCGGAACGGGTGCAGCGCCAAGGGCTGGAGATCTTCCTGCTGAGTGCCGGCTCCAGCTTCAAGCACATTCACCTGACCGACCTGAAGAAGGACAAGCTCACCGAGCACGAAGGGTTCCGAACCCACTTGGCGGAGCTGGAGCGGTGCATGGAGATCGCCTCCCGGATCGGCGTCGGCGCCGTGGGGTCCTTCACCTTCGCCTGGCCCGGAGAGTACAAGGCGGGCAAGCCGACCTGGCCCATGCGCTGGCTGACCCGGGGCGGGTACATCGCCAGGGTCGACATGGAGAAGCTGGTGGAGGCCTTCACGCTGGTGGCGGATGCGGCCGAGAAGCACGGGGTGGACGTGGCGCTCTCCATGATGCCCTGGAACTACACCAACACCACCGGCAACTTCCGGCGGGTGGTGGAGGCCGTGGGGTCCTCCCGGTTGAAGGTCATGTGGGGGCCGGCCGACAACTTCAATTCGGGCGAATGGGACGTGGCCACGGCCGGATTCAACAACATTCGCCCCTACCTGCACGGCCTGCACCTGAAGGACCTTCACGTCATGGACGGCCTGAACCTGAAGTTCGAGTATCGAGCCTTGGGCGCCGGCGACGTGGACTACCCGGAGATCCTCCGCCGGTTGCAGGACCATCGTTCGGATGCGGTCCTGTCGCTGGCGACCCACTTCATTCCACCGGGCGGAACCCGGATCGATGCCATGAAGATCAACTACCAGAGGCTCAGCGGGATGATCCGGAAGGTCCAGGCTGAAAACATTTCCAACCAAGAGGGAGGGAAGGCATGA